The proteins below come from a single Papaver somniferum cultivar HN1 chromosome 11, ASM357369v1, whole genome shotgun sequence genomic window:
- the LOC113323158 gene encoding late embryogenesis abundant protein D-34-like: protein MSQKQPRRPESHEQNMGTAHLKEQPNLDSNQQKEPIKYGDVFPHVSGELASKPISPRDAAMMQTAENLVLGKTQKGGAAAAMQSAATKNENAGLVGHTDVTDITGDQRVTVAETDAPGRCIISESVAGQVISEYSRPAPIAATTTSTVDEDAVTIGEALEAVAITAGDKPIDQSDAAAIQAAEVRATGINPTIPGGIAAEAQSAASANARLTDDEEKTKLSDVLTDATSKLHKDKTVTSEDAEGVVSAELRNNPNMATYPGGVAASVAAAARLNQEQ, encoded by the coding sequence ATGAGTCAGAAACAGCCAAGAAGGCCAGAATCCCATGAACAGAACATGGGTACTGCTCATCTGAAAGAACAACCAAATCTCGATTCTAATCAACAGAAAGAGCCTATTAAATATGGTGATGTGTTTCCGCATGTTTCTGGTGAACTTGCTTCGAAACCTATATCCCCTCGAGATGCTGCTATGATGCAGACTGCTGAGAATTTAGTGCTTGGCAAGACTCAAAAAGGGGGTGCTGCTGCTGCTATGCAATCTGCAGCAACAAAAAATGAAAACGCTGGACTAGTTGGTCATACTGATGTGACTGATATCACTGGCGATCAAAGAGTTACTGTCGCCGAAACTGATGCCCCAGGTAGGTGTATCATTTCTGAATCAGTTGCAGGCCAGGTGATCTCGGAATACAGTAGGCCAGCGCCcatagcagcaacaacaacatcaacagtgGATGAAGATGCAGTTACAATAGGTGAAGCATTAGAAGCGGTGGCAATAACTGCCGGAGATAAACCGATAGACCAAAGTGACGCAGCAGCAATACAAGCAGCTGAAGTTAGAGCGACTGGTATCAATCCCACCATTCCTGGTGGTATTGCCGCTGAAGCTCAATCCGCCGCTAGTGCTAATGCACGTTTGACTGACGATGAAGAGAAAACAAAACTCTCCGATGTTCTCACGGATGCGACATCCAAATTGCACAAGGATAAAACTGTGACCAGCGAGGATGCTGAAGGTGTGGTTAGTGCTGAGCTAAGGAACAATCCTAATATGGCTACATACCCTGGTGGtgtagctgcttctgttgcagctgCAGCTAGGCTTAATCAAGAACAGTAA
- the LOC113323159 gene encoding N-alpha-acetyltransferase 40-like has product MNRREVLEKKKLIDEIIRNANNNSEKDHLFSLLPSCYLHFNRNGLSVYLESGIGSCLSSFKKQYIQKLLKVNMEAIYGPEEWVFEEKVKRREMVAHDARYIFVREITDNATSTDHGGENLFVGFVQYRFVLEEEVPVTYVYELQLEERVQGKGLGKFLMELVEIIAYENRMSAVMLTVQKGNALAMDFYVSKLMYVISSNSPSQMGFDKNYEILCKPVDHEAKRKNVGDTVLLGAATNIN; this is encoded by the coding sequence ATGAATAGAAGGGAAGTTTTAGAAAAGAAGAAATTAATAGACGAAATCATAAGAAATGCTAATAATAATTCAGAGAAAGATCATCTCTTTTCGTTACTTCCATCTTGTTATCTTCATTTCAATCGAAACGGTCTGTCTGTATACTTAGAGTCAGGAATTGGGTCATGTCTATCTTCATTTAAGAAACAATATATTCAAAAGCTTCTTAAGGTCAATATGGAAGCTATATATGGACCAGAAGAATGGGTTTTCGAAGAGAAAGTTAAACGTAGAGAAATGGTTGCGCATGATGCTCGTTACATATTTGTTCGAGAAATTACGGATAATGCAACGTCTACTGATCATGGGGGGGAGAATCTTTTTGTAGGTTTTGTCCAGTATAGGTTTGTATTGGAGGAAGAGGTGCCGGTGACTTATGTTTATGAACTACAGCTTGAAGAGCGTGTGCAAGGGAAAGGGCTAGGGAAATTTTTAATGGAGTTGGTTGAGATTATTGCGTATGAGAACCGTATGAGTGCTGTTATGTTAACTGTTCAGAAAGGGAATGCACTTGCTATGGATTTTTATGTGAGTAAGCTAATGTACGTAATATCGTCCAACTCACCTTCACAGATGGGGTTTGACAAGAACTATGAAATTCTGTGCAAACCAGTTGATCatgaagcaaaaagaaaaaatgttGGTGATACAGTTTTACTGGGTGCTGCAACAAATATAAACTAG